One genomic region from Vicia villosa cultivar HV-30 ecotype Madison, WI unplaced genomic scaffold, Vvil1.0 ctg.001319F_1_1, whole genome shotgun sequence encodes:
- the LOC131634598 gene encoding uncharacterized protein LOC131634598, which translates to MAPDSSLRNKSSNFLSIFASAGQLIRKTQPGHRAALSAAVNRFDDSLVPRSNVSSIDVKSNPSSDENLLRVIESEITCAQEMDEFGDAEEVPSNFPFKIIDSPGQ; encoded by the coding sequence ATGGCGCCCGATTCAAGCCTTCGCAACAAGTCGAGCAATTTCTTGAGCATTTTTGCTTCTGCGGGTCAATTGATCAGAAAAACCCAACCGGGTCATCGCGCCGCTCTCTCCGCCGCCGTCAACAGGTTCGACGATTCCTTGGTTCCTAGGTCCAATGTTTCTTCTATAGATGTCAAAAGCAATCCTTCATCCGATGAGAATCTTCTCCGTGTCATTGAATCGGAAATCACATGTGCTCAGGAAATGGATGAATTCGGCGATGCTGAGGAGGTTCCGAGTAATTTTCCATTTAAGATAATTGATAGTCCTGGACAATAG
- the LOC131634609 gene encoding ADP-ribosylation factor GTPase-activating protein AGD5-like, with the protein MLNSFANELQNCDEINATRYFLMDDDVSVHYFWEHAEAMTTLRAAYKIGDTWLPKQVAFIQSMGNEKANSYWEAELPPNYDRVVENFIRCKYKDKRWVAKDTKPTSPSKLPE; encoded by the coding sequence ATGCTGAATTCATTTGCAAATGAGCTTCAAAACTGTGATGAAATTAATGCTACCAGATATTTTCTTATGGATGATGATGTTTCTGTTCACTACTTTTGGGAACATGCTGAAGCCATGACGACTTTAAGAGCTGCATACAAAATAGGAGACACTTGGCTCCCAAAGCAGGTAGCATTTATTCAATCTATGGGAAATGAGAAAGCAAATAGTTATTGGGAAGCAGAATTACCTCCAAATTATGACAGAGTTGTTGAAAACTTCATTCGTTGCAAGTATAAAGACAAGAGATGGGTTGCAAAGGATACTAAGCCAACATCACCTTCTAAACTGCCAGAATAG